CGGAGGGGACGGCGGCTCTTCCGGCCCGGGGCCGGTGGCGGGGCGGCCCGGTTCCCGGACGGCGGGGCTCCCCGGTTCGCGGACGGCGGGGCGTGCGGGCTTTCGGCGTCGAGCAGTGACATGTGTGGATCCCCCCAATATTTGCTGCAGCGGACCTGGGCGCAGCGCGCCGGCGGCGGCTGCGCCGGTCCCCGCCGTTCATCCTACCGAGTGGTCAGGCCGGGACCGGGACCCTGGCCTTCTGTCCGGCGTCCTTGCGGATAGTCGCACTGATGACGGCGGCGATAGTGCACATCGCCGCGGCGGCGAACCAGGCGTAGGTGTACTGGCCGGTGGCGTCCCGGATGGCCCCCGCGGCCAGCGCCGCCGCGGCCGCGCCGAGCTGGTGGGCGGCGAAGACCCAGCCGAACACCACGCTGCCGTCCGCCCCGAACACCTGCCGGCAGATCGCGGCCGTCGGCGGGACGGTGGCCACCCAGTCCAGGCCATAGATGACCACGAAGACGATCATGCTGGGCTGGACCTCGGCGCTGAGCAGCAGCGGCAGGACCAGCAGCCCGATGCCGCGGAACTGGTAGTAGACCGCCAGGAGGATCCGCGGGTTGAACCGGTCCGTGAGCCAGCCGGAGGCGATGGTTCCAAGGATGTCAAAGATCCCGACCACAGCCAGCAGGCCGGCGGCGGTGGTTTCGGCCATGCCGTGGTCGTGCGCCGACGGGATGAAGTGCGTGCCGATCAGCCCGTTGGTGGTGGCCCCGCAGATGGCGAAGCCGGCCACGAGTGCCCAGAAGGTGCGGACCTTGCTGGCGCGCTTGAGCACCTGGAGCGCCCGGACCGCGGCGTTGCGGCGCGGTTCGGCCGTTCCGCCCGGCGTCACCGGCGCCCCAGCGGTTGGCGGGGCTTCCGGCGTCTCAGGGGTTTCGGCGTCGGTGTCAGCGCCGTAGGGCAGCGCGCCGACGTCGGCCGGTGAGTTCTTCAGGAACTTCAGCACCAGCGGCACCACGGCCAGCGCGCCGGCGGCGATCAGCAGCGAGGCCTGCCGCCAGCCGGGGTTTTGCGCCAGGGCGGCGATGAAGGGCAGGAACACCAGCTGCCCGGCAGCGCTGCCCGCGGTGAGGATGCCGATCACCAGGCCGCGGCTTTTGGCGAACCAGGTGTTGGCAATCGTGGCCGCGAATACCAGTGCCATGGACCCGGTGCCGAGACCGATCAGCAGCCCCCAGGTCAGCAGGATCTGCCAGGACTGGTTCACCAGCACGGTCAGGGCGCTGCCGGCCCCGATCAGCACCAGCGCCACGGAGGTCACGGCGCGGATGCCGAAGCGCTCCATCAGTGCCGCGGCGAACGGCGCCGTCAGGCCGAACAGGACCAGGTTGATACTGACCGCCGCCGAGAGCACGGTGGTGGACCAGCCGAACTCGGTCTGCAGCGGCACCATCAGCACGCCCGGGGCGGCCCGGAAGCCGGCCGCGCCGACCAGCGCCAGGAATGCGACGACGGCGACGATCCAGGCGGGGTGAAGCCGGCGCCCGACCGGGCGGCGGGAGGTGGTCCGGGGCGCGCTCATGCTGCTGTTCCATTCTGCTGGGCACTCTTTTGGGCTGCGGGGGCGGTGGCGAGGGGTACCGGGTGGTCGGTCCGGGTGAGGCTGTGCCAGCTGGTGTTGTCGGCCGTGAGCCGTTCACCGCAGGCCGTGCAGCTGTCCGCGGAGGTGGTGCGCTGGCCGCAGCCGCTGTGGACCACGAACATGTGCGCCTGCTCCGACGGTGCGGGCAGGTGCTTTTCGGCCCAGATCACGACGGCGTTGAGCACCGGAAGCGCGTCCTCGCCCTTCGCCGTGAGCACGTATTCCTGGCGTTGCCGGCCGCCGTCGTCGTAGGGCCGGCGGCTCAGCAGGCCGGCGTCGACAAGTGCGGCCAGCCGCCGGGTCAGGACGGAGTCCGCCGCACCGAGCCGGGCCTTCATGGCGTCGAAGCGCCCGTTGCCGAAAAAGACCTCGCGCAGGACCAGCATGCCCCACGGGTCGCCCAGGATATCGAGGCCGCGTGCCATGCTGCAGCTGCGCTGGGACCAGTCGGATCGAAGTGCCATACCCGCAGAGTAGCTGACTCTCTTGAAGAAAGCCACACCTCTGACGGCCGAACGTACACTTGGGGCCCTGTTTTGCGGCCGAACCGGGCCCTCAAGTGTCCGTTCGCGCGCAGGGACCGGGCCCCAAGTGTCCGTTCGCGCGCAGGGGGCGGGCCCCAAGTGTCCGTTCGCGCGCAGGGGGCCGGGGTTAGGGGAGCTGGCGCAGCGCGGCCCGGGAGGGTCGGTAGGCCAGCGCCCAGTAGACCAGCATCGCCATCCCGCAGACCACGCCCAGGCTCGCCACGATGAGCTGCCACTGCGTCTGCGGGTCCTTGCCCCACTCCTGCGCCCCGGCCATGACCGCGAGGTACTTGGGGGTCAGGTAGAAGGCGATGACGGACGCGGCCACGATGATCCAGCCGGCGAGCCGCATCCGACCGTTGCGGGAGGGCACCCGGTGGATCGCGAAACCCATGCAGGGCAGCGCCACGGCCATCCAGACCCAGTGGTGGGACCAGGACACCGGGCTGATCAGCAGCATCAGCAGGGCAGTCGCGGACACGGCGACGAAGTTCTCCTCCGCCGCGACCGCCCACTTGATCACCAGCGCGGCCACGGCGGCCAGGCCGAGCGCGAGCACCAGCCACACCACGGACGTCAGGGTGGAGTCCGGCAGCCCCAGGTGCAGCAGCAGGCCCTTGACGGAGAGGTTGTCCACGTATGCCGGCCCACCGATCCGTCCGGTGTCCGGCAGGATCTTGGTCCAGAACGTCACCGACGCCGTCGGCAGTATGGCCCACGCCAGCGCGATCGAGCCGAAGAACCCCGCGGCCATCCAGCCGAGGGCCTTGAAGTCGCGCCGGACCAGGAAGTACAGCCCGAACGCGAGCGGGGTCAGTTTGATCCCGGCCGCGATCCCGATCAGCAGGCCCGCCGGCCAGCGGAGCTCGCCCGCGCGGGACTTTCCGTACAGCGCGAAGTCGGCCAGGATCAG
The nucleotide sequence above comes from Arthrobacter sp. KBS0702. Encoded proteins:
- a CDS encoding MFS transporter, encoding MSAPRTTSRRPVGRRLHPAWIVAVVAFLALVGAAGFRAAPGVLMVPLQTEFGWSTTVLSAAVSINLVLFGLTAPFAAALMERFGIRAVTSVALVLIGAGSALTVLVNQSWQILLTWGLLIGLGTGSMALVFAATIANTWFAKSRGLVIGILTAGSAAGQLVFLPFIAALAQNPGWRQASLLIAAGALAVVPLVLKFLKNSPADVGALPYGADTDAETPETPEAPPTAGAPVTPGGTAEPRRNAAVRALQVLKRASKVRTFWALVAGFAICGATTNGLIGTHFIPSAHDHGMAETTAAGLLAVVGIFDILGTIASGWLTDRFNPRILLAVYYQFRGIGLLVLPLLLSAEVQPSMIVFVVIYGLDWVATVPPTAAICRQVFGADGSVVFGWVFAAHQLGAAAAALAAGAIRDATGQYTYAWFAAAAMCTIAAVISATIRKDAGQKARVPVPA
- a CDS encoding helix-turn-helix domain-containing protein is translated as MALRSDWSQRSCSMARGLDILGDPWGMLVLREVFFGNGRFDAMKARLGAADSVLTRRLAALVDAGLLSRRPYDDGGRQRQEYVLTAKGEDALPVLNAVVIWAEKHLPAPSEQAHMFVVHSGCGQRTTSADSCTACGERLTADNTSWHSLTRTDHPVPLATAPAAQKSAQQNGTAA
- a CDS encoding glycosyltransferase 87 family protein, translating into MTTLSKPAASTTRGWIATAAGAAAVVAALVVLYSAYIPLLNDFEVYFYGGNRVLQAGETGVNELYAPRVGLPFTYPPFAALIFAAMATLGQGAGGIVFIATALLGAAVVSAWLTRHYFGLGRWRDAAADWRFRAVALAGTAAILLLGPWRDTFDFGQINIILMGLILADFALYGKSRAGELRWPAGLLIGIAAGIKLTPLAFGLYFLVRRDFKALGWMAAGFFGSIALAWAILPTASVTFWTKILPDTGRIGGPAYVDNLSVKGLLLHLGLPDSTLTSVVWLVLALGLAAVAALVIKWAVAAEENFVAVSATALLMLLISPVSWSHHWVWMAVALPCMGFAIHRVPSRNGRMRLAGWIIVAASVIAFYLTPKYLAVMAGAQEWGKDPQTQWQLIVASLGVVCGMAMLVYWALAYRPSRAALRQLP